The nucleotide sequence GACGAAGCGGTGCAGCGCCAATGCGTTGTGCTGCAAACCTCGTTCCGGTAGATTGATGGTATGGCGGCCGGGATTGGCACCGAAGGGCAGGTCCCGGCCGTCCGCCCGCCAAACGGGTCGCCGCGCCGCGGATTTCGCTTCACGTGCCAGTTCCGAAGGAGCCACGGCCCCATGGACTTCCTCAAACCACGGTACACGCCTATGAACCGCCGCCGTCGCATCTACGAGGGCAAGGCGAAGGTCCTCTACGAGGGACCGGAGCCGGGGACGCTCATCCAGCACTTCAAGGACGACGCGACCGCCTTCAATGCCAAGAAGCACGAGGTGATCGACGGCAAGGGCGTGCTGAACAACCGGATCTCCGAGTTCGTTTTCCAGCACCTCAACGACATCGGCGTGCCGACCCACTTCATCCGGCGGCTCAACATGCGCGAGCAGTTGATCCGTGAGGTCGAGATCATCCCGCTCGAAGTGGTCGTGCGCAACGTGGCGGCGGGCTCGCTCGCCCAGCGGCTGGGACTCGAGGAAGGCACCCAGCTCCCGCGCTCGATCATCGAATTCTACTACAAGAACGATCAGCTCAACGACCCGATGGTGTCGGAAGAGCACATCACCGCGTTCGGCTGGGCCACGCCCCAGGAGATCGACGACATCATGGCGCTCGCCATCCGCGTCAACGACTTCCTGTCCGGCCTCTTCCTCGGCGTCGGC is from Methylorubrum sp. B1-46 and encodes:
- the purC gene encoding phosphoribosylaminoimidazolesuccinocarboxamide synthase, which produces MDFLKPRYTPMNRRRRIYEGKAKVLYEGPEPGTLIQHFKDDATAFNAKKHEVIDGKGVLNNRISEFVFQHLNDIGVPTHFIRRLNMREQLIREVEIIPLEVVVRNVAAGSLAQRLGLEEGTQLPRSIIEFYYKNDQLNDPMVSEEHITAFGWATPQEIDDIMALAIRVNDFLSGLFLGVGIRLVDFKMETGRLWEGDLMRIVVADEISPDSCRLWDIKSSDKLDKDRFRKDLGGLIEAYTEVAKRLGIMSENEKVQTGGPRLVQ